In Mytilus trossulus isolate FHL-02 chromosome 6, PNRI_Mtr1.1.1.hap1, whole genome shotgun sequence, a single window of DNA contains:
- the LOC134722513 gene encoding putative ankyrin repeat protein RF_0381 produces the protein MGSELQPLCWQEGETVLHLAAQSGNFEFTKWLIEEKGMDPMVKTAKEGETVLHLAAQSGNFEFTKWLIEEKGMDPMVKTAKGGYTSLHLAANFGHFKVVKWLIEEAGMDPLDTSLRVNLTDNIKVISLF, from the exons ATGGGTTCGGAATTACAACCTCTGTGTTGGCAG GAAGGGGAAACAGTATTACATTTGGCAGCTCAGAGCGGAAACTTTGAGTTTACAAAATGGCTGATAGAAGAAAAAGGAATGGATCCCATGGTTAAAACAGCAAAG GAAGGGGAAACAGTATTACATTTGGCAGCTCAGAGCGGAAACTTTGAGTTTACAAAATGGCTGATAGAAGAAAAAGGAATGGATCCCATGGTTAAAACAGCAAAG GGTGGATACACATCATTGCACCTGGCTGCTAATTTCGGACATTTCAAGGTCGTGAAATGGCTAATTGAAGAAGCTGGGATGGATCCTTTGGATACATCATTACGG GTGAACTTGACAGACAATATAAAGGTCATCTCACTGTTCTGA